A portion of the bacterium genome contains these proteins:
- a CDS encoding type II toxin-antitoxin system VapC family toxin, with amino-acid sequence MRIYAESSAILAWLLGEAVGEVARHHLSGAESVFTSVLTLVECERALIRARTLEEVAEVELADRRRILAKASAHWHRVPLRDEILDRAKRPFPIEPVRTLDAIHLASALVARSAVPDVVLLTLDRRIREASGGLGFQVVPSGVGT; translated from the coding sequence TTGAGGATCTACGCGGAGTCGAGCGCGATTTTGGCGTGGCTCCTGGGCGAAGCGGTCGGAGAGGTCGCCCGGCACCATTTGTCAGGTGCAGAATCGGTCTTCACGTCGGTTCTGACCCTCGTTGAGTGTGAGCGGGCGCTCATTCGAGCGCGAACACTTGAGGAGGTCGCGGAGGTGGAACTGGCCGATCGCCGCCGCATTCTGGCGAAGGCCAGCGCGCACTGGCACCGCGTTCCGCTTCGCGACGAGATCCTTGACCGCGCCAAGCGGCCATTTCCGATCGAGCCGGTGAGGACGCTGGACGCCATCCACCTGGCCAGTGCCCTCGTGGCCCGGTCGGCAGTACCTGACGTGGTCCTCCTCACGCTGGATCGACGAATTCGTGAAGCCAGCGGTGGGCTCGGCTTCCAGGTCGTGCCGTCCGGAGTCGGGACGTAG
- the uvrB gene encoding excinuclease ABC subunit UvrB: MPTFKMVTEQSPAGDQAAAIGKLSEGIRRGDRYQTLLGVTGSGKSVVASTPVFLKQGQRIALESIGRVIDRLIDRASSRVRREADSEILDRSDLSEPIEAWSFDPRSGRASWKPVRQVLRHRSPETLWALSTVCGRSVTVTGDHNFFVLRGERLHLLRTEEIRPGDRVPLPRCLPGPQDPLSELSAAGPASLERWTGPEFPHSSPVAAARPAAARPGERVPLASGRYAAAVLPPPDADLTGGADARSKRLPSFWPQLSNAHLAQMLRAYFAADGEVDGGAVTCVVGSRALASDLCFALLRFGIVARMRAGAPGPARETPQRSWSVCVSGPSFLRRFHDAMGFPAGGTRTRLETALHRGEHTNAGFLPAGGGEVPGRCEAPGHTSEEMAGRMPSWTPVRSLERVPGEAYVYDLAVEENETFLAGWGGLFVHNTYTMARVIEQIERPTLILAHNKTLAAQLYGEFRQYFPENAVRYFVSYYDYYQPEAYVPQTDLYIAKDASINDEIDRLRHASTKALMERRDVIIVASVSCIYGLGSPQDYQDVMLFLRTGEVRSRDEILRRLVDVQYERNDIDFARGRFRVRGDVIEIFPAYEDRAVRVELFGDQVERILEVDPLTAEVLAVKPAVAIWPAKHWVTTDAKMAAALGRIEAELAERTQWFKDRGKLLEAQRLEFRTKYDLEMLREVGYCPGIENYSRHLSGRAEGERPGCLLDYFPADFLAMIDESHVTVPQVRGMHEGDRARKRNLIEFGFRLPSAYDNRPLTFAEFSGLVPQVVFVSATPSPFELGVSAQTVEQIVRPTGLVDPQVEVRPARGQVDDLIGEIKAQAAKSERTLVTTLTKRMAEDLTDYLQELGMKVHYLHSEVETLQRVQILKDLRLGTYDVLVGINLLREGLDLPEVSLVAILDADKEGYLRSETSLIQTMGRAARNLGGRVVLYADEVTESMRKAIHETNRRRAIQIQYNADHGITPHTIVKPIRDFIDLAAVAEEGAAYEPAEGAVLTAAELIGLAEHQHASVPWDIARLLMLSPGELERTVEALEREMRKAAGELQFEKAAVLRDQIQELRKGLGEPFFAGGRPARARGGRRGAAGSSRGGPRRNTSPRG; encoded by the coding sequence ATGCCCACCTTCAAGATGGTGACCGAGCAATCCCCGGCCGGCGACCAGGCGGCGGCGATCGGCAAGCTGAGCGAGGGCATCCGGCGCGGCGATCGGTACCAGACGCTCCTCGGCGTGACCGGGTCGGGTAAGAGCGTCGTCGCCAGCACGCCGGTGTTCCTGAAGCAGGGCCAGCGCATCGCGCTGGAATCCATCGGTAGGGTGATCGACCGGCTCATCGACCGGGCGTCCTCGCGGGTCAGGCGGGAGGCGGACAGCGAGATCCTCGATCGGAGCGATCTCTCCGAGCCGATCGAGGCGTGGAGCTTCGACCCGCGCAGCGGACGGGCATCGTGGAAACCCGTCCGGCAGGTGCTCCGCCACCGATCGCCCGAGACGCTCTGGGCACTCTCGACCGTCTGCGGGCGATCGGTGACCGTGACCGGGGATCACAATTTCTTCGTGCTCAGGGGCGAACGCCTTCATCTCCTGCGCACCGAAGAGATCAGACCCGGCGATCGCGTCCCGCTGCCGCGCTGCCTCCCGGGGCCGCAGGATCCCCTCTCCGAACTCTCCGCCGCCGGGCCCGCATCGCTGGAGCGCTGGACGGGGCCCGAGTTCCCGCATTCGTCCCCGGTGGCGGCGGCCCGGCCGGCCGCGGCGCGGCCCGGGGAGCGCGTCCCGCTCGCATCCGGGCGATACGCTGCGGCGGTGCTCCCCCCGCCCGATGCCGACCTGACGGGCGGCGCGGACGCACGATCGAAGCGCCTACCATCGTTTTGGCCTCAACTCTCGAACGCGCACCTCGCCCAGATGCTCCGGGCGTACTTCGCCGCCGACGGGGAGGTCGACGGGGGCGCGGTGACGTGCGTGGTGGGGAGCCGCGCGCTGGCGTCGGATCTGTGCTTCGCCCTCCTGCGGTTCGGGATCGTCGCGCGGATGCGCGCGGGAGCGCCGGGGCCGGCACGGGAAACCCCGCAGCGGTCCTGGAGCGTGTGCGTCTCCGGACCATCGTTCCTTCGGAGGTTTCACGACGCGATGGGGTTCCCGGCCGGGGGAACGCGCACCCGGCTCGAGACCGCGCTGCATCGGGGCGAGCACACGAACGCCGGGTTCCTCCCCGCCGGCGGCGGTGAGGTGCCTGGACGGTGTGAGGCCCCCGGCCACACGAGCGAGGAAATGGCGGGGCGCATGCCCTCCTGGACTCCCGTGCGGTCGTTGGAGAGGGTTCCGGGCGAGGCCTACGTGTACGATCTGGCGGTCGAGGAGAACGAAACGTTCCTCGCCGGCTGGGGCGGTTTGTTCGTCCACAATACCTATACGATGGCCCGGGTGATCGAGCAGATCGAACGGCCCACCCTCATCCTTGCGCACAACAAGACGCTGGCCGCCCAGCTCTACGGGGAGTTTCGCCAGTATTTCCCCGAGAACGCCGTGCGGTACTTCGTCTCCTACTACGATTACTACCAGCCGGAGGCGTACGTCCCGCAGACCGACTTGTACATCGCCAAGGACGCGTCGATCAACGACGAGATCGACCGCCTCCGGCATGCCTCGACCAAAGCGTTGATGGAGCGCCGGGACGTGATCATCGTCGCCTCCGTCTCGTGCATCTACGGCTTGGGCTCACCGCAGGACTATCAGGATGTGATGCTCTTCCTGCGCACGGGCGAGGTCCGCTCCCGCGACGAGATCCTGCGGCGGTTGGTGGATGTGCAATACGAGCGGAATGACATCGACTTCGCCCGCGGACGGTTTCGGGTGCGCGGGGATGTGATCGAGATCTTCCCCGCCTACGAGGATCGGGCGGTGCGGGTGGAGTTGTTCGGCGACCAGGTGGAGCGCATCCTGGAGGTCGATCCGCTGACCGCCGAGGTGCTGGCGGTCAAGCCGGCGGTGGCGATCTGGCCGGCCAAACACTGGGTGACGACCGACGCGAAGATGGCGGCGGCGCTCGGCCGCATCGAGGCGGAGCTGGCGGAGCGCACGCAGTGGTTTAAGGATCGGGGCAAGCTCCTCGAGGCGCAGCGGTTGGAGTTCCGGACGAAGTACGATCTGGAGATGCTGCGGGAGGTGGGGTACTGTCCGGGGATCGAGAACTACTCGCGGCATCTGTCCGGCCGGGCCGAGGGCGAGCGCCCGGGGTGCCTGCTCGACTACTTCCCCGCGGATTTCCTGGCGATGATCGACGAATCCCACGTCACGGTCCCCCAGGTTCGGGGGATGCACGAGGGCGACCGGGCGCGCAAGCGGAACCTCATCGAGTTCGGCTTCCGGCTGCCGTCGGCGTACGACAACCGCCCGCTGACGTTTGCGGAGTTCAGCGGCCTGGTCCCCCAGGTGGTGTTTGTCTCCGCGACCCCCAGTCCGTTCGAACTCGGGGTCAGCGCGCAGACCGTCGAGCAGATCGTCCGGCCGACCGGGTTGGTCGATCCTCAGGTCGAGGTGCGGCCGGCCCGCGGGCAGGTGGATGACCTGATCGGCGAGATCAAGGCGCAGGCCGCCAAAAGCGAGCGCACGCTCGTCACCACGCTGACCAAGCGGATGGCCGAGGACCTCACCGACTACCTCCAGGAACTCGGGATGAAGGTGCACTATCTCCACTCGGAGGTGGAGACTCTGCAGCGGGTGCAGATCCTGAAGGACCTGCGGCTCGGCACCTACGACGTGCTCGTCGGCATCAACCTCCTCCGCGAGGGACTCGACCTCCCCGAGGTGTCCCTGGTCGCGATCCTCGACGCCGACAAAGAGGGGTACCTGCGGTCGGAGACGAGCTTGATCCAGACGATGGGCCGCGCGGCGCGGAACCTGGGCGGCCGGGTCGTGCTCTACGCCGACGAGGTCACGGAGTCGATGCGCAAGGCGATCCACGAGACCAACCGACGGCGCGCCATCCAGATTCAGTACAACGCGGATCACGGGATCACGCCGCACACGATCGTGAAGCCGATTCGCGACTTCATCGACCTGGCGGCGGTGGCGGAAGAAGGCGCCGCGTACGAGCCGGCGGAAGGGGCCGTGCTCACCGCGGCCGAACTGATCGGCCTCGCCGAACACCAGCACGCATCCGTTCCGTGGGACATCGCCCGGCTCCTGATGTTGAGCCCGGGAGAGCTGGAGCGGACGGTTGAGGCGCTCGAGCGGGAGATGCGCAAGGCCGCCGGGGAGCTGCAGTTCGAGAAGGCGGCGGTGCTGCGGGATCAGATCCAGGAGCTGCGGAAGGGGCTGGGGGAACCGTTCTTTGCGGGAGGCCGGCCCGCCCGGGCGAGGGGAGGGCGCCGCGGCGCCGCCGGATCGTCCCGGGGCGGCCCGAGACGAAACACGTCGCCCCGTGGGTAA
- the polA gene encoding DNA polymerase I yields MFSSPRQPLLVLIDANGLVYRAFFALPYFTTSDGQPTNAVYGFTTMLLKVLEEKSPEYVAVAFDKPGPTFRHEAYAEYKATRRKMPDDLRPQIGMAKEVVEALQLPIFEVAGFEADDVIGALARQAEAQGIDVLIVTGDLDALQLVSPHTQVMMTARGITETTVYDEAAVQERFGIAPRQIPDLKSLKGDPTDNIPGVPGVGEKTASRLLRQYPTVEALLDAVGDIREAKLRERLQEHREQILQSKHLATIVTELDNVRLDPEFLRRRPPDAEQIKVLFTSLEFKTLLERLGVGAPTPQKSGAYEIVDRNGLPRVLAHATRLAISPVADAGHPLLSAMRGIAVSTKAGEAAYIAIEGAVPVALAEILERADLPKLCEDAKRDRLLLEGAGVHPRGCAFDISLASYLLDPGKRTHTLQSAAWQYLGWRLGGAAGTDALPLGQTSDELAAEQADMIGRLSEVLEARLRERELLALYREIEFPLVEVLARMETVGVAIDAEALAALSTTLRGRIAALTEEIYRLAGTEFNIGSPKQLAFVLFEKLQLPALKRTKTGYSTDAEVLEQLAPQHEVVARILEYRELSKLLSTYVDVLPGLINPRTGRLHTTFNQTVASTGRVITTDPNLQNIPIRTDAGQQIRRAFVPGRPGCALLSADYDQIELRVLAHITGDSGLLEAFRRGDDIHAVTAAEVFGGTADGVSADQRRLAKVFNYGIAYGISDFGLASQLGIGRAEAQQFMDTYFARYPKVAEYMRTTVELARRQGYVTTLLNRRRYLPDILSRNRVIREAAERIAINAPIQGTAADIIKIAMLRVHRDLLPEAAGLEMILQIHDELLFELPQTMVADVAPHIRRIMGQAVELAVPLAVSIASGPNWQDLTDVG; encoded by the coding sequence ATGTTTTCATCCCCCCGCCAGCCCCTCCTCGTGCTGATCGATGCGAACGGGCTCGTCTACCGGGCGTTTTTTGCCCTTCCGTACTTCACGACCAGCGACGGTCAGCCGACCAACGCCGTCTACGGCTTCACCACGATGCTGCTGAAAGTGCTCGAGGAGAAGTCCCCCGAGTACGTCGCCGTCGCGTTCGACAAGCCCGGCCCCACCTTCCGCCACGAGGCGTATGCGGAGTACAAGGCGACCCGGCGGAAGATGCCCGATGACCTGCGCCCGCAGATCGGGATGGCCAAAGAGGTTGTCGAGGCGCTCCAGTTGCCGATCTTCGAAGTGGCCGGATTCGAAGCCGATGACGTCATCGGGGCGCTCGCCCGGCAGGCAGAGGCGCAGGGGATCGATGTCCTGATTGTCACCGGGGATCTCGACGCCCTGCAGCTGGTCTCCCCCCACACGCAAGTCATGATGACCGCCCGGGGCATCACCGAGACCACGGTGTACGATGAGGCAGCGGTCCAAGAGCGATTTGGGATCGCCCCCCGTCAGATTCCGGATCTCAAAAGCCTGAAGGGCGACCCGACCGACAACATCCCCGGCGTGCCCGGAGTGGGGGAGAAGACCGCGAGCCGTCTGCTGAGACAGTATCCGACCGTCGAGGCACTGCTGGACGCCGTGGGCGACATCCGCGAGGCGAAGCTTCGGGAGCGGCTCCAGGAGCACCGGGAGCAAATTCTGCAAAGCAAACACCTGGCGACGATCGTCACCGAACTCGACAACGTTCGGCTCGACCCCGAGTTCCTCCGGCGGCGGCCGCCCGATGCCGAGCAGATCAAAGTCCTCTTCACCAGCTTGGAGTTTAAGACGCTGCTGGAGCGGCTGGGGGTGGGGGCGCCGACTCCCCAGAAGAGCGGCGCCTACGAGATCGTGGACCGCAACGGCCTCCCGCGGGTGCTGGCCCATGCCACCCGGCTCGCGATCTCCCCCGTCGCCGATGCCGGACATCCCCTCCTCTCGGCGATGCGGGGGATCGCGGTGTCGACCAAGGCGGGGGAGGCGGCGTACATCGCGATTGAGGGCGCCGTTCCGGTAGCGCTCGCCGAGATCCTGGAGCGGGCGGACCTGCCGAAGCTCTGCGAGGACGCCAAACGCGATCGCCTCCTCCTCGAGGGGGCCGGGGTCCACCCCCGGGGGTGCGCGTTCGACATTTCGCTGGCCTCCTACCTCCTGGATCCCGGCAAGCGCACCCACACGCTCCAGAGCGCGGCCTGGCAGTACCTGGGATGGCGGCTCGGGGGCGCGGCGGGCACGGACGCCCTCCCCCTCGGGCAGACCTCGGACGAACTCGCCGCTGAGCAGGCGGACATGATCGGCCGGCTGAGCGAGGTGCTCGAGGCGCGCCTCCGGGAACGTGAGCTCCTCGCGCTCTACCGGGAGATCGAGTTTCCGCTGGTCGAGGTGCTGGCGCGGATGGAGACGGTCGGGGTCGCGATCGATGCCGAGGCGCTCGCGGCCCTGTCCACGACCCTGCGCGGGCGGATCGCGGCGTTGACCGAGGAGATCTACCGGCTCGCGGGGACCGAGTTCAACATCGGGTCGCCGAAGCAGCTGGCGTTCGTGCTGTTCGAGAAGCTGCAGCTCCCGGCGCTCAAGCGCACCAAGACGGGGTACTCCACCGACGCCGAGGTGCTCGAGCAGTTGGCCCCCCAGCACGAGGTCGTGGCCCGGATCCTCGAGTACCGGGAGCTGAGCAAGTTGCTCAGCACCTACGTGGACGTGCTGCCGGGGTTGATCAACCCGCGCACCGGGCGCCTGCATACGACCTTCAACCAGACCGTTGCCAGCACCGGGCGCGTGATCACCACCGACCCCAATCTCCAGAACATCCCGATCCGGACCGACGCCGGCCAGCAGATCCGGCGGGCATTCGTCCCGGGTCGGCCCGGCTGCGCCCTGCTCTCGGCGGACTACGACCAGATCGAGCTCCGGGTGCTCGCGCACATCACCGGCGATTCCGGGCTGCTCGAGGCCTTTCGACGCGGCGACGACATCCACGCGGTCACCGCGGCGGAGGTCTTTGGCGGGACCGCCGACGGGGTCAGCGCGGACCAGCGGCGGCTGGCCAAGGTCTTCAACTACGGTATCGCCTACGGCATCAGCGACTTCGGGCTCGCCTCTCAGCTGGGCATCGGCCGGGCCGAGGCGCAACAGTTTATGGACACCTACTTCGCCCGATACCCCAAGGTGGCGGAGTACATGCGGACGACCGTCGAGCTGGCGCGCCGCCAAGGGTACGTTACCACCCTCCTCAACCGGCGCCGCTACCTTCCCGACATCCTGAGCCGGAACCGCGTGATCCGCGAGGCGGCGGAACGGATTGCGATCAACGCCCCGATCCAGGGGACGGCCGCGGACATCATCAAGATCGCGATGCTGCGGGTGCACCGCGACCTCCTTCCCGAGGCCGCGGGCCTCGAGATGATCCTCCAGATCCACGATGAGCTGCTGTTCGAGCTCCCCCAGACGATGGTCGCGGACGTCGCGCCGCACATCCGCCGGATCATGGGGCAAGCGGTCGAGTTGGCGGTCCCCCTCGCCGTCAGCATCGCCTCCGGTCCCAACTGGCAGGATCTCACGGACGTCGGATGA
- a CDS encoding type II toxin-antitoxin system prevent-host-death family antitoxin: MKTVGLRELKNRLSLYIRHVRGGHAVVVTDRGHVVAELQPPGQLPLGSRVDPALARLANRDLLVVGAPNGADVYPRLRPLLRSTSAQQLLDADRGVR, encoded by the coding sequence GTGAAAACCGTTGGGCTGCGGGAGCTGAAGAATCGTCTGAGCCTGTACATCCGCCATGTGCGCGGGGGGCATGCCGTGGTGGTGACGGATCGCGGCCACGTGGTCGCGGAACTGCAACCCCCGGGCCAGTTACCGCTCGGGTCCCGGGTCGATCCTGCCCTCGCTCGGCTGGCGAACCGTGACCTCCTCGTTGTGGGGGCGCCGAATGGCGCGGACGTCTACCCGCGCTTGCGCCCCTTGCTCCGGTCGACCTCTGCGCAGCAGCTGCTCGATGCCGATCGAGGTGTCCGTTGA
- the uvrA gene encoding excinuclease ABC subunit UvrA: MPLDRIIVRGAREHNLQNINVEIPRDRLAVLTGISGSGKSSLAFDTIYAEGQRKYVESLSAYARQFLGLMEKPDVDHIEGLSPAVSIDQKGAPRNPRSTVGTVTEIYDYIRLLYARIGIPHCPKCGKPISRQTPEQIVDQVLAFPEGTRILVLGPIVRGRKGEYRQLFDDLRRQGFARVRVDGNLYELGEEIPLDKNRKHQIEVVVDRLIVKPDIRGRLNDSIETALKLGQGIVGISVVDGEELTFSQNFACPDDGVSLPEIEPRIFSFNAPYGACPTCTGLGFRQEIDPDLVLDPNLSLLDGAVLPWASSTSEYYQELLRAVADHYKVDMRAPVRRLPREFVRILLHGADEEVRIRYHNRWGALRQYETVFEGVVPYLERRYKETDSEYIKEEIEQFMSSAPCPECKGTRLKKESLAVTIGDRSIAEACALTVRGALHFFTNLTLTERERLIGHQVLKEITARLSFLVNVGLDYLTLDRTANTLSGGEAQRIRLATQIGSGLMGVLYVLDEPSIGLHQRDNRRLIDTLVRLRDLGNTILVVEHDEETIRSADWVVDIGPGAGAHGGRVIAVGPLERILKTPESITGQYLSGQRAIPIPARRRTGNGGALVVRGAREHNLKRIDVRIPLAMFVCVTGVSGSGKSTLIDDILYRSLAHHLHGARTRPGAHDRIDGLAHLDKVINIDQSPIGRTPRSNPATYTKTFDLIRELFALTPDARTRGFKQGRFSFNVRGGRCEACEGDGIVRIEMHFLPDVYVPCDVCKGKRYNRETLEVKYKGKSIADVLDMTVDEALPFFEAIPRVRRKLRTLVDVGLGYIRLGQPATTLSGGEAQRVKLSTELSRRDTGRTVYILDEPTVGLHFADVERLLEVLHRLADAGNTVVVIEHNLDVIKTADWIIDLGPEGGELGGQVVAEGRPEEVVGVPASYTGQFLRPILRRGKAAAADRPGPREGRRVPVAASPAEGSRAGGGLRSREPAARRPRAR, encoded by the coding sequence ATGCCGCTTGACCGAATCATCGTGCGCGGCGCGCGCGAGCACAACCTTCAGAATATCAACGTCGAGATTCCGCGCGACCGCCTCGCCGTGCTCACCGGGATCTCCGGCTCCGGGAAGTCTTCGCTCGCCTTCGATACGATCTACGCCGAAGGCCAGCGCAAGTACGTCGAGTCCCTCTCCGCCTACGCCCGCCAGTTCCTGGGCCTGATGGAAAAGCCGGACGTCGATCACATCGAGGGGTTGAGCCCCGCGGTGTCGATCGATCAGAAGGGGGCCCCCCGCAACCCGCGGTCCACGGTCGGGACCGTCACCGAGATCTACGACTACATCCGGCTGCTCTACGCGCGGATCGGCATTCCCCACTGCCCCAAGTGCGGCAAGCCGATCAGCCGGCAGACCCCCGAGCAGATCGTGGACCAGGTGCTCGCGTTCCCGGAGGGGACCCGGATCCTCGTCCTGGGCCCCATCGTGCGCGGCCGCAAGGGGGAGTACCGGCAGCTGTTCGACGACCTGCGGCGGCAGGGGTTTGCGCGGGTCCGGGTCGACGGCAACCTCTACGAGCTGGGCGAGGAGATTCCGCTGGACAAGAACCGGAAGCACCAGATCGAAGTGGTCGTTGACCGGTTGATCGTCAAGCCGGACATCCGCGGCCGGTTGAACGACTCGATTGAGACCGCGCTGAAACTCGGGCAGGGGATCGTCGGCATCTCGGTGGTCGACGGCGAGGAGTTGACCTTCAGTCAGAACTTCGCCTGTCCGGACGACGGGGTGAGCCTGCCCGAGATCGAGCCGCGGATCTTCTCGTTCAACGCCCCGTACGGCGCCTGCCCCACCTGTACCGGGCTGGGGTTCCGGCAGGAGATCGACCCCGATCTGGTGCTCGACCCCAACCTCTCCCTGCTGGACGGCGCCGTGCTGCCGTGGGCCAGCTCCACGAGCGAGTACTATCAGGAGCTGCTGCGGGCCGTCGCGGACCACTACAAGGTGGACATGCGCGCGCCGGTGCGCAGGCTGCCGCGGGAGTTCGTTCGGATCCTCCTCCACGGCGCGGACGAGGAGGTCCGGATCCGCTATCACAATCGCTGGGGGGCGCTCCGGCAGTACGAGACGGTGTTCGAAGGGGTCGTGCCATACCTGGAGCGCCGGTACAAGGAGACCGACTCCGAGTACATCAAGGAGGAGATCGAGCAGTTCATGAGCAGCGCGCCCTGCCCGGAGTGCAAGGGGACGCGCCTGAAGAAGGAGAGCCTGGCCGTGACGATCGGGGACCGCTCGATCGCGGAGGCCTGCGCGCTCACGGTGCGCGGCGCGCTCCACTTCTTCACGAACCTCACCCTCACCGAGCGCGAGCGGTTGATCGGCCACCAGGTGCTCAAGGAGATCACCGCGCGCCTGAGCTTCCTCGTCAACGTGGGATTGGACTACCTCACCCTCGACCGGACCGCCAACACCCTCTCCGGCGGCGAGGCGCAGCGGATCCGCCTGGCGACGCAGATCGGCTCCGGGCTGATGGGCGTGCTGTACGTCCTCGACGAGCCGAGCATCGGGCTGCACCAGCGGGACAACCGGCGGCTGATCGACACGCTCGTCCGGCTGCGCGACCTGGGGAACACGATCCTCGTCGTCGAGCACGACGAGGAGACGATTCGGTCGGCGGATTGGGTGGTCGATATCGGCCCGGGGGCCGGCGCCCACGGCGGCCGGGTCATCGCCGTCGGCCCGCTCGAGCGCATCCTGAAGACCCCCGAGTCGATCACCGGGCAGTACCTCTCCGGCCAGCGGGCGATCCCGATCCCGGCCCGGCGGCGCACCGGCAACGGTGGGGCGCTCGTCGTCCGCGGCGCCCGGGAGCACAACCTCAAGCGGATCGACGTGCGGATCCCGCTGGCGATGTTCGTCTGCGTCACCGGCGTGTCCGGATCCGGAAAGTCCACGCTGATCGACGACATCCTCTACCGCTCGCTGGCGCACCACCTGCACGGAGCGCGCACCCGGCCGGGGGCGCACGATCGGATCGACGGGCTCGCCCACCTGGACAAGGTGATCAACATCGACCAGTCGCCGATCGGACGCACCCCCCGGAGCAACCCGGCCACGTACACCAAGACCTTCGATCTGATCCGCGAGCTGTTCGCGCTCACCCCCGACGCGCGCACGCGGGGCTTCAAGCAGGGTCGGTTCTCGTTCAACGTACGCGGGGGGCGGTGCGAGGCCTGCGAGGGGGACGGGATCGTCCGGATCGAGATGCACTTCCTCCCCGACGTGTACGTGCCGTGCGACGTCTGCAAGGGGAAACGGTACAATCGGGAGACGCTGGAGGTCAAGTACAAAGGGAAGTCCATCGCCGACGTCCTGGACATGACGGTCGACGAGGCCCTGCCGTTCTTTGAGGCCATTCCCCGCGTGCGCCGGAAGCTGCGGACGCTGGTCGATGTCGGGTTGGGCTACATCCGCCTGGGCCAGCCGGCGACCACGCTCTCGGGGGGCGAGGCGCAGCGGGTCAAGCTCAGCACCGAGCTGAGCCGGCGGGACACCGGCCGGACGGTCTACATCCTGGACGAGCCGACGGTCGGCCTGCACTTCGCCGACGTCGAGCGGCTGCTGGAGGTGCTCCACCGGCTGGCCGACGCCGGCAACACGGTCGTCGTGATCGAGCACAACCTCGACGTGATCAAGACCGCCGATTGGATCATCGATCTTGGCCCGGAGGGGGGAGAGCTGGGTGGCCAGGTCGTGGCGGAGGGGCGGCCCGAAGAGGTCGTCGGGGTCCCGGCGTCCTATACCGGGCAGTTTCTCCGTCCGATCCTGAGGCGGGGGAAGGCGGCGGCCGCGGACCGGCCGGGCCCGCGGGAGGGGCGGCGGGTCCCGGTGGCGGCCTCGCCCGCGGAGGGCAGCCGCGCCGGGGGCGGGCTGCGAAGCCGCGAGCCGGCGGCCAGGCGCCCGCGCGCCCGCTGA
- the coaE gene encoding dephospho-CoA kinase (Dephospho-CoA kinase (CoaE) performs the final step in coenzyme A biosynthesis.), giving the protein MNRGPARIGLTGGIASGKSLVARLFRELGAAVVDADAIAREVVAPGGPAYDGVVRTFGQGIVRPDGTLDRSALAGRIFADPSARRELNALTHPHIRRWMAAEAARLAAAPGIDVIIFDIPLLLDTTDGRDLDLNGIIVVAADDGTRVSRLMARDGIPEADARRRVSAQMPLREKVVRADWVIDNSGSPARTREQVEAVWEVIRRRRGEA; this is encoded by the coding sequence ATGAACCGCGGCCCCGCGCGGATCGGATTGACCGGCGGCATCGCCAGCGGCAAGAGCCTGGTCGCGCGGCTCTTTCGCGAGTTAGGAGCGGCGGTCGTGGACGCGGACGCGATCGCGCGAGAGGTGGTGGCGCCGGGGGGCCCGGCGTACGACGGCGTGGTGCGGACGTTCGGCCAGGGAATCGTCCGCCCGGACGGGACACTCGACCGCAGCGCGCTGGCCGGGCGGATCTTCGCGGATCCGTCCGCTCGCCGCGAGCTCAACGCGCTCACGCACCCGCACATCCGCCGCTGGATGGCGGCGGAGGCCGCCCGTCTCGCCGCGGCCCCCGGCATCGACGTGATCATCTTCGACATCCCGTTGCTGCTGGACACGACCGACGGGCGCGACCTCGATCTCAACGGGATCATCGTCGTCGCCGCGGACGATGGGACCCGCGTCTCCCGGCTGATGGCCCGCGACGGCATCCCCGAGGCCGACGCCCGGCGCCGCGTGTCCGCGCAGATGCCGCTACGGGAGAAAGTGGTCCGCGCCGACTGGGTGATCGACAACAGCGGCTCGCCCGCGCGTACGCGCGAGCAAGTCGAGGCGGTGTGGGAGGTGATCCGCCGGCGCCGCGGAGAGGCGTAG